A window from Nycticebus coucang isolate mNycCou1 chromosome X, mNycCou1.pri, whole genome shotgun sequence encodes these proteins:
- the LOC128576985 gene encoding periphilin-1-like yields MAYGRPGLMAYRRDEMWSQGRFDSEISPFKRTSQSFHQSQGRKSRRVDVSYKRQHERKPETDKEKPVRSLKTSRDTSPWFYSAVSSSKLSVKPRRLTEKELAEAARKWAVEKLEKSDASNLPEIHEYEAGSTAPSFIYQAEEPEANAAYGIELYEDELTHCFKAIAFKATEIEQAYRQDCETFWRIVKMLIEKDPSLEKSVQFALRQNLHEIGERCVEELNHFIAEYDTSTQEFGELF; encoded by the coding sequence ATGGCTTATGGGCGGCCTGGACTCATGGCTTATAGAAGAGATGAAATGTGGTCCCAGGGACGATTTGACTCTGAAATCTCTCCTTTCAAGAGAACCAGTCAGTCTTTCCATCAGTCTCAGGGTAGAAAATCCAGGCGTGTTGATGTCTCCTACAAACGGCAGCATGAAAGAAAGCCAGAAACAGATAAGGAGAAGCCTGTACGATCTTTGAAAACATCAAGAGATACTTCACCCTGGTTTTATTCAGCAGTTTCATCATCCAAGCTGTCAGTCAAACCGCGTAGGCTAACTGAAAAAGAACTTGCTGAGGCTGCAAGAAAGTGGGCTGTTGAAAAGCTAGAGAAGTCAGATGCAAGTAACTTGCCTGAAATTCACGAGTATGAAGCGGGATCCACAGCACCATCATTCATTTACCAGGCAGAAGAACCTGAGGCAAATGCAGCATATGGCATAGAGTTATATGAAGACGAGCTAACTCATTGCTTTAAAGCAATAGCATTTAAAGCCACAGAGATTGAACAGGCTTACCGACAAGACTGTGAAACTTTCTGGAGGATAGTGAAAATGCTGATTGAAAAAGAtccttcattagaaaagtctgtaCAGTTTGCGCTGAGGCAGAATTTACATGAAATAGGTGAGCGATGTGTTGAAGAACTCAACCATTTCATTGCAGAGTACGATACTTCAACTCAAGAGTTTGGAGAGCTTTTTTAG